In one window of Acanthochromis polyacanthus isolate Apoly-LR-REF ecotype Palm Island chromosome 8, KAUST_Apoly_ChrSc, whole genome shotgun sequence DNA:
- the rad52 gene encoding DNA repair protein RAD52 homolog isoform X2, translating into MSGEEEKSSSGSRTFGQCTYTAEEYQAVQNALRQKLGPEYISTRMGGGGQRVCYVEGHRVISLANEMFGYNGWAHSVSQQNVDFVDFVNGKFYVGVSAFVKVQLKDGAFHEDVGYGTSEGLKSKAQSLEKARKEAVTDGMKRALRCFGHALGNCIMNKEYLLAINKIPKQPPPALDPAHTKRSDEEPSVEKARVCSLVREENQVSAAGPSRMPLEPRVIIQNQNHSEVHTPDAAGPVFNRKSENSSSRSAGVTESEAHTDPKQLRKLRQQQLQQKFRREMEAKKLQQKQDKAKSEESEIPIGQASSGGSSGEGVAAFSDGSNPEDRKPGSRDVHLADDPELWDFTLDGIEEPGVSSAFRPGTPGNHKMQTRSKTPQRPSEASSYIRGHDQHRPQHHNQHQGRPGNGSSPFRQGQYMKKRRLDT; encoded by the exons TGCACCTACACAGCTGAGGAGTACCAGGCGGTGCAGAACGCTCTGCGACAGAAGCTGGGACCGGAGTACATCAGTACCAGAATGGGCGGTGGAGGACAAAGG GTGTGTTATGTTGAGGGGCATCGAGTCATCAGTCTGGCCAATGAGATGTTCGGATACAACGGATGGGCCCACTccgtttcccagcagaacgttg ACTTTGTCGACTTTGTCAATGGGAAGTTTTACGTTGGAGTCAGCGCGTTTGTCAAAGTGCAGCTGAAG GACGGTGCGTTCCATGAGGACGTCGGCTACGGAACCAGCGAAGGACTCAAGTCTAAAGCTCAGTCGCTGGAAAAGGCGAGAAAAGAAGCTGTCACTGATGGCATGAAGAGAGCGCTGAG ATGTTTTGGTCACGCCCTCGGAAACTGCATCATGAATAAAGAATACCTCCTGGCCATTAACAAAATCCCCAAACAG CCTCCTCCTGCTCTAGACCCGGCCCACACTAAGCGCTCTGATGAGGAACCATCAGTGGAAAAGGCTCGGGTCTGCAGCCTGGTCCGGGAGGAAAACCAGGTATCTGCTGCAGGTCCCTCAAGAATGCCGCTGGAGCCCAGAGTCAtcatccagaaccagaaccactcAGAGGTTCATACTCCTGATGCTGCTGGTCCTGTCTTCAACAGGAAGAGCGAGAACAGCAGCTCCAG ATCTGCTGGCGTCACCGAGTCTGAAGCTCACACGGACCCCAAACAGCTGAGAAAActgaggcagcagcagcttcagcagaagttcaggagagagatggaggccaagaagctgcagcagaaacaggacAAAGCAAAATCCGAAGAGTCGGAAATTCCTATTGGACAAGCTTCTAGTGGCG GTTCCTCAGGCGAAGGTGTGGCAGCGTTCAGCGACGGCAGCAACCCTGAAGACAGGAAGCCCGGCAGCAGAGATGTGCATTTAGCAg ATGACCCTGAGCTCTGGGATTTCACTCTGGATGGGATCGAGGAGCCGGGCGTCTCTTCAGCGTTCAGGCCCGGCACACCTGGAAACCACAAGATGCAGACGCGCAGCAAAACTCCTCAGAGACCTTCTGAGGCCTCGTCCTACATCCGAGGACACGACCAGCACAGACCTCAACACCACAACCAGCATCAGGGGAGGCCAG GTAACGGCTCCAGTCCGTTCAGACAAGGACAGTACATGAAGAAACGCAGACTGGACACCTGA
- the rad52 gene encoding DNA repair protein RAD52 homolog isoform X1, which translates to MYISCVCFRDYRTSAVMSGEEEKSSSGSRTFGQCTYTAEEYQAVQNALRQKLGPEYISTRMGGGGQRVCYVEGHRVISLANEMFGYNGWAHSVSQQNVDFVDFVNGKFYVGVSAFVKVQLKDGAFHEDVGYGTSEGLKSKAQSLEKARKEAVTDGMKRALRCFGHALGNCIMNKEYLLAINKIPKQPPPALDPAHTKRSDEEPSVEKARVCSLVREENQVSAAGPSRMPLEPRVIIQNQNHSEVHTPDAAGPVFNRKSENSSSRSAGVTESEAHTDPKQLRKLRQQQLQQKFRREMEAKKLQQKQDKAKSEESEIPIGQASSGGSSGEGVAAFSDGSNPEDRKPGSRDVHLADDPELWDFTLDGIEEPGVSSAFRPGTPGNHKMQTRSKTPQRPSEASSYIRGHDQHRPQHHNQHQGRPGNGSSPFRQGQYMKKRRLDT; encoded by the exons TGCACCTACACAGCTGAGGAGTACCAGGCGGTGCAGAACGCTCTGCGACAGAAGCTGGGACCGGAGTACATCAGTACCAGAATGGGCGGTGGAGGACAAAGG GTGTGTTATGTTGAGGGGCATCGAGTCATCAGTCTGGCCAATGAGATGTTCGGATACAACGGATGGGCCCACTccgtttcccagcagaacgttg ACTTTGTCGACTTTGTCAATGGGAAGTTTTACGTTGGAGTCAGCGCGTTTGTCAAAGTGCAGCTGAAG GACGGTGCGTTCCATGAGGACGTCGGCTACGGAACCAGCGAAGGACTCAAGTCTAAAGCTCAGTCGCTGGAAAAGGCGAGAAAAGAAGCTGTCACTGATGGCATGAAGAGAGCGCTGAG ATGTTTTGGTCACGCCCTCGGAAACTGCATCATGAATAAAGAATACCTCCTGGCCATTAACAAAATCCCCAAACAG CCTCCTCCTGCTCTAGACCCGGCCCACACTAAGCGCTCTGATGAGGAACCATCAGTGGAAAAGGCTCGGGTCTGCAGCCTGGTCCGGGAGGAAAACCAGGTATCTGCTGCAGGTCCCTCAAGAATGCCGCTGGAGCCCAGAGTCAtcatccagaaccagaaccactcAGAGGTTCATACTCCTGATGCTGCTGGTCCTGTCTTCAACAGGAAGAGCGAGAACAGCAGCTCCAG ATCTGCTGGCGTCACCGAGTCTGAAGCTCACACGGACCCCAAACAGCTGAGAAAActgaggcagcagcagcttcagcagaagttcaggagagagatggaggccaagaagctgcagcagaaacaggacAAAGCAAAATCCGAAGAGTCGGAAATTCCTATTGGACAAGCTTCTAGTGGCG GTTCCTCAGGCGAAGGTGTGGCAGCGTTCAGCGACGGCAGCAACCCTGAAGACAGGAAGCCCGGCAGCAGAGATGTGCATTTAGCAg ATGACCCTGAGCTCTGGGATTTCACTCTGGATGGGATCGAGGAGCCGGGCGTCTCTTCAGCGTTCAGGCCCGGCACACCTGGAAACCACAAGATGCAGACGCGCAGCAAAACTCCTCAGAGACCTTCTGAGGCCTCGTCCTACATCCGAGGACACGACCAGCACAGACCTCAACACCACAACCAGCATCAGGGGAGGCCAG GTAACGGCTCCAGTCCGTTCAGACAAGGACAGTACATGAAGAAACGCAGACTGGACACCTGA